The sequence AATTCTTGCGCCCTATAATGGAATAACTGAATAGTTTCTATTGGCTGGTTTATTTGAATAAGAAAATATCCATCAAAAGTGGCACCGTAATATCTTCAACTCTTGTACCTGTTGAATAGGAGGTTATTTTACTTCTTCAATTATGGATTCTCCTTCACTTTGGTCAGTATCTGTCCATTTCCATTTCTCATGTAATCTAATTCTTCCATCTGGGAGGGTTTCTGGAGTAGAGTAACATTGACCGCCTCTTATTTCGTTTCTTGTGTTTACATGGTTATATCTAAACTGTAAACTACTATTGTCCTTTACTATTCCAATTAGTGTCCCTTTAACAATTTCTCCTCCACTATATGTTGCTGAGAGGATATTCCCTTCTTGTTTGTATTCAAAAATCGTTTTTGAAGAAACTTCTCCGTTTGCTTTATTTTCAATTGAAACAAATTTCCGTCCATTATAATTTATCAACATTTTATCCTCCAATAGTTATAAACGCGCCCGATTGTGGAATAATGGTTATAATTTTAAAAAATTATTTAATATTTTCATTCCCTTGAATAATTAATTACTTATACAGTTAGAAGTTGCCTATCCAATAATTGAAATAAAGCTTGTGTTCCCTTTTCACCTTTTCCTTGAGATTCAAGCTCTTCATACAAAGATTTTGCTAACTTTAAACCCGGAGTAGATAAATTCATTTCTTCTGCTGATTCGATTGCTATTTTCATATCTTTAATAAAATGTTTAATATAAAATCCAGGTTCAAAATCGCCTTTAATCATTCTAGGTCCTAGATTACTTAAAGACCAACTACCAGCTGCTCCTGTTTCAATACTTTTTAATACTGTATTTGGATCTAGCCCAGATCTGGTGGCGTATAATAAGGCCTCACATACTCCAAGCATATTAGAAGCAATTGCTATTTGATTACACATTTTTGTATGCTGGCCAGCCCCAGCTTCCCCCTGAAGTACAATATTGGTTCCCATTAATTCAAAAATA comes from Neobacillus endophyticus and encodes:
- a CDS encoding n-acetylglutamate synthase gives rise to the protein MINYNGRKFVSIENKANGEVSSKTIFEYKQEGNILSATYSGGEIVKGTLIGIVKDNSSLQFRYNHVNTRNEIRGGQCYSTPETLPDGRIRLHEKWKWTDTDQSEGESIIEEVK
- a CDS encoding NAD(P)-dependent oxidoreductase, whose amino-acid sequence is EKGATWVDTVGELAEKANIIITMVGYPQDVKEIYLGEDGILNKAKKGSYAIDMTTSSPILAREIYNKAKGKGIHTLDAPVSGGDIGARQAKLAIMVGGAEKDYKAVLPIFELMGTNIVLQGEAGAGQHTKMCNQIAIASNMLGVCEALLYATRSGLDPNTVLKSIETGAAGSWSLSNLGPRMIKGDFEPGFYIKHFIKDMKIAIESAEEMNLSTPGLKLAKSLYEELESQGKGEKGTQALFQLLDRQLLTV